One genomic region from Gopherus flavomarginatus isolate rGopFla2 chromosome 20, rGopFla2.mat.asm, whole genome shotgun sequence encodes:
- the LOC127037977 gene encoding CD276 antigen-like isoform X2, whose amino-acid sequence MLHPRCTEVQSAPDVVAHFGGDVTLSCLFPSQPGMNLQRLTLTWQKERAGAEALVVHSYYYGREQLEKQDEAYRSRTRLDPEGLARGDASLTLRGVRTQDEGVYLCHITSELGKTSERRELRVGAPFSEPQLTFSLSSAGVTLTVHTGGGYPAATVQWLDKAGRDVTAEGATEQQVDEQGLYHVTSWVTVPAATHSARLTFILTPRVLGAPITRPLRLELSPGLLGPPASCLGVRLAVICAACLFIVLLAVAFLYHLRQAPAGSRSGRKVEEEEEQKEISCPIPASPTGHEQPAGDKS is encoded by the exons ATGCTGCATCCGAGGTGCACAGAGG TGCAGTCAGCACCAGACGTGGTAGCTCATTTCGGGGGGGACGTCACCCTGagctgcctcttcccatcccagccTGGGATGAACCTCCAGCGTCTGACCCTCACCTGGCAGAAGGAGCGGGCGGGGGCAGAGGCCTTGGTGGTTCATAGTTATTATTATGGGAGGGAGCAACTGGAGAAACAGGACGAGGCTTATAGGAGCCGGACCCGGCTGGATCCAGAGGGGCTGGCTCGGGGCGATGCGTCCCTGACACTGAGGGGCGTCCGCACCCAGGATGAGGGTGTCTACCTCTGCCACATCACCTCGGAGCTGGGCAAGACGTCTGAACgcagggagctgagagtgggag CCCCGTTCAGCGAACCCCAGCTGACCTTCAGCCTCTCCAGCGCCGGGGTCACGCTGACCGTCCACACAGGGGGTGGGTACCCCGCGGCCACGGTGCAGTGGCTGGACAAGGCGGGCAGGGATGTCACAGCAGAAGGTGCCACGGAGCAGCAGGTGGATGAACAGGGGCTTTACCACGTCACCAGCTGGGTCACGGTGCCAGCTGCGACCCACAGCGCCAGGCTGACCTTCATATTAACCCCTCGTGTGCTGGGGGCACCAATCACCCGACCACTGAGGCTGGAGCTGAGCCCag gactcctgggtcccccagcctcctgccttggGGTCCGTCTGGCTGTCATCTGTGCCGCCTGCCTCTTCATTGTCCTGCTGGCTGTTGCGTTTCTCTACCATCTCCGCCAGGCCCCGGCTGGATCCCGCTCCGGGAGGAaggttgaggaggaggaggagcagaaagAGATCTCCTGCCcaatcccagccagccccactggcCACGAGCAGCCAGCCGGGGACAAGTCCTAG
- the LOC127037977 gene encoding CD276 antigen-like isoform X1, producing MKTFLVPWLHFPILFIGKVQSAPDVVAHFGGDVTLSCLFPSQPGMNLQRLTLTWQKERAGAEALVVHSYYYGREQLEKQDEAYRSRTRLDPEGLARGDASLTLRGVRTQDEGVYLCHITSELGKTSERRELRVGAPFSEPQLTFSLSSAGVTLTVHTGGGYPAATVQWLDKAGRDVTAEGATEQQVDEQGLYHVTSWVTVPAATHSARLTFILTPRVLGAPITRPLRLELSPGLLGPPASCLGVRLAVICAACLFIVLLAVAFLYHLRQAPAGSRSGRKVEEEEEQKEISCPIPASPTGHEQPAGDKS from the exons ATGAAGACTTTCCTCGTCCCTTGGCTGCACTTTCCCATTCTGTTCATAGGAAAAG TGCAGTCAGCACCAGACGTGGTAGCTCATTTCGGGGGGGACGTCACCCTGagctgcctcttcccatcccagccTGGGATGAACCTCCAGCGTCTGACCCTCACCTGGCAGAAGGAGCGGGCGGGGGCAGAGGCCTTGGTGGTTCATAGTTATTATTATGGGAGGGAGCAACTGGAGAAACAGGACGAGGCTTATAGGAGCCGGACCCGGCTGGATCCAGAGGGGCTGGCTCGGGGCGATGCGTCCCTGACACTGAGGGGCGTCCGCACCCAGGATGAGGGTGTCTACCTCTGCCACATCACCTCGGAGCTGGGCAAGACGTCTGAACgcagggagctgagagtgggag CCCCGTTCAGCGAACCCCAGCTGACCTTCAGCCTCTCCAGCGCCGGGGTCACGCTGACCGTCCACACAGGGGGTGGGTACCCCGCGGCCACGGTGCAGTGGCTGGACAAGGCGGGCAGGGATGTCACAGCAGAAGGTGCCACGGAGCAGCAGGTGGATGAACAGGGGCTTTACCACGTCACCAGCTGGGTCACGGTGCCAGCTGCGACCCACAGCGCCAGGCTGACCTTCATATTAACCCCTCGTGTGCTGGGGGCACCAATCACCCGACCACTGAGGCTGGAGCTGAGCCCag gactcctgggtcccccagcctcctgccttggGGTCCGTCTGGCTGTCATCTGTGCCGCCTGCCTCTTCATTGTCCTGCTGGCTGTTGCGTTTCTCTACCATCTCCGCCAGGCCCCGGCTGGATCCCGCTCCGGGAGGAaggttgaggaggaggaggagcagaaagAGATCTCCTGCCcaatcccagccagccccactggcCACGAGCAGCCAGCCGGGGACAAGTCCTAG